A window from Bos mutus isolate GX-2022 chromosome 1, NWIPB_WYAK_1.1, whole genome shotgun sequence encodes these proteins:
- the LOC102274034 gene encoding olfactory receptor 5AC1 has product MMEANKTMVTEFVLTGLTDLPGLKVPLFLVFLVIYLTTMVGNLGLIFLIWKDPHLHTPMYSFLGSLAFVDACSSSSVIPKMLVNILDKSQMMSLFECMAQYYFFGSSATTECFLLVVMAYDRYAAICSPLLYPVVMSNGLCTCLISASYAVGFLQPIIHVGLLSRLTFCRSNTIHHFYCEILPLFTISCTDPSINALVLFIFVAFIQAFTFMGIIVSYTCVLFAILKKKSEKGRSKAFSTCGAHLPSVSLFYGTLFFMYVRPESGQDQYQDKMYSLFYTIIIPMLNPFIYSLRNKEVLGALRKIIKKINIYLKKCSLSLLFTLLLHKV; this is encoded by the coding sequence ATGATGGAGGCAAACAAGACTATGGTGACAGAATTTGTTCTCACAGGACTCACAGATCTCCCAGGGCTGAAGGTCCCCCTGTTCCTGGTGTTCCTGGTCATCTACCTCACCACCATGGTGGGCAACCTTGGGCtgatttttctcatctggaaggACCCCCATCTTCACACCCCCATGTATTCATTCCTGGGCAGCTTAGCCTTTGTAGATGCTTGTTCTTCATCTTCCGTGATTCCCAAAATGCTTGTCAACATCTTAGACAAGAGTCAAATGATGTCTCTCTTTGAGTGCATGGCCCAATACTATTTTTTTGGTTCCAGTGCCACCACAGAATGTTTCCTTCTGGtggtgatggcctatgaccgctatgcaGCCATATGCAGCCCCTTACTTTACCCAGTGGTGATGTCCAACGGACTCTGCACTTGCTTGATAAGTGCATCATATGCAGTTGGTTTTCTGCAACCTATAATACATGTAGGATTATTATCTAGATTAACTTTCTGCAGGTCTAATACAATACATCATTTCTACTGTGAAATCTTGCCACTTTTTACAATTTCTTGCACTGACCCATCTATTAATGCTttggtgctttttatttttgtcgCTTTTATACAGGCTTTTACTTTTATGGGTATTATAGTCTCCTATACCTGTGTCCTCTTTGCCATCCTGAAAAAGAAGTCTGAAAAGGGCAGGAGCAAAGCCTTCTCCACGTGTGGTGCCCACCTGCCCTCTGTTTCCTTGTTCTATGGCACTCTCTTCTTCATGTATGTGCGTCCGGAGTCTGGCCAGGATCAATATCAGGATAAAATGTATTCACTGTTCTACACGATTATAATTCCCATGCTAAACCCCTTTATATATAGTCTAAGAAACAAGGAAGTTTTAGGTGcacttagaaaaataataaaaaaaataaacatttatttaaaaaaatgttcattgtctttgctttttactctccttttaCATAAAGTATAA